In the genome of Jeotgalibacillus haloalkalitolerans, one region contains:
- the fadH gene encoding 2,4-dienoyl-CoA reductase — translation MGKVYIVTGGSNGMGKYMAKRLADDGNSVLITGRDEEKLKAAVEEIGSNVEYFQMDVRELEMAEQMVEAAVSKFGTVDGLINNAAGNFICPVEKMSANAWRSVIDIVLNGTFNCTKAVGDYWIKHQIKGVIINMVATYAWNAGAGVAHSAAAKAGVLSLTRTIAVEWGHKYGIRANAIAPGPIERTGGAEKLFESEEAAKRTLQSVPLKRLGKPEEIAGLAAFMLSEDAAYMNGECVTLDGGQWLNAFPF, via the coding sequence ATGGGAAAAGTATATATCGTAACCGGTGGTTCAAATGGTATGGGGAAGTATATGGCAAAAAGGCTTGCAGATGATGGGAACTCAGTCTTAATTACAGGACGGGATGAAGAAAAGCTGAAGGCAGCAGTCGAAGAAATCGGATCAAACGTTGAGTATTTTCAAATGGATGTCCGTGAGCTTGAGATGGCTGAACAGATGGTAGAAGCAGCAGTCAGTAAATTCGGTACAGTAGACGGGCTCATTAATAATGCAGCCGGTAACTTTATTTGTCCGGTTGAAAAAATGTCTGCTAATGCCTGGAGATCTGTCATTGATATTGTGTTAAATGGGACTTTCAATTGTACAAAAGCAGTCGGTGATTATTGGATCAAGCATCAGATCAAGGGTGTTATCATTAATATGGTTGCTACATATGCGTGGAATGCAGGTGCTGGTGTTGCCCACTCGGCAGCTGCAAAAGCCGGTGTACTGTCTCTGACAAGAACCATTGCTGTTGAATGGGGACATAAATACGGAATCAGAGCGAATGCCATTGCACCTGGCCCAATTGAGAGAACCGGTGGAGCAGAAAAGCTCTTTGAATCTGAAGAGGCAGCAAAACGGACATTACAAAGTGTGCCGTTAAAGAGGCTTGGTAAGCCTGAAGAGATTGCAGGACTGGCAGCATTTATGCTTTCAGAAGACGCCGCTTATATGAATGGAGAATGTGTCACACTCGATGGTGGACAATGGCTGAATGCATTTCCTTTTTAA
- a CDS encoding RNA degradosome polyphosphate kinase — protein sequence MGHQDKKFSKPEYFNNRELSWLAFNQRVLEESFDMTNPMLERLRFLSIFSSNLDEFYMVRVAGLKDQVKANFTKPENKAGLTPKQQLSAISEKTHHLVKLQYQTFTTLKKELGKEDISFRIIDDLSSKQLTFIEHFFKEQVFPVLTPLAVDAYRPFPILLNKSLNIMVELASKHHEKKVAIVQVPSVLPRYIRLPSITGFECILLEDVIKYFLNRLFVGYQVNASLLFRITRNADLTIHEEGARDLLLEIEKELKKRKWGAAVRLEIEYDEAPPKLLAMLSSELEIEENDIYTIRGPLDLTFLFDFIKNCSKDKDHLIFESFIPQPPGDLQPGENIFDKALKRDLFFHHPYESFNPIVDFIDEAAEDPDVLAIKQTLYRVSGGSPIINALKKAAENGKQVTVLVELKARFDEENNVQWAKELEKAGCHVIYGMTFLKTHSKITLIVRKKDQKIERFVHLGTGNYNDQTAKIYTDMGIITTKRKFGTDATNFFNYLSGYTEKPSYHHLIVAPFSIRDSFIGLIDHEISFHKKHKNGHIIAKMNSLTDKPLIMKFYEASAAGVKVDLIIRGICCLRPGVEGVSENISVRSIVGRFLEHSRIYYFHHNGEEKCMLSSADMMTRNMDKRVELLFPVTEQLHKDRVKRILDLQLADNMKARVQDKNGIYTYIERNDKPEVNAQKICLMEAYRITEGEE from the coding sequence ATGGGACATCAGGATAAAAAATTCAGTAAGCCGGAATACTTTAATAATCGTGAACTAAGCTGGCTGGCGTTCAATCAGAGAGTTCTGGAAGAGTCTTTTGATATGACAAATCCAATGCTTGAGCGCCTGAGGTTTCTCTCGATATTTAGCTCAAACCTTGATGAATTCTATATGGTACGGGTAGCCGGCCTGAAAGATCAGGTGAAGGCAAATTTTACTAAGCCTGAGAACAAAGCCGGGCTGACGCCAAAACAGCAGCTCAGTGCTATTTCAGAAAAGACGCATCACCTTGTTAAACTTCAGTATCAAACATTTACTACACTAAAAAAGGAATTGGGTAAAGAAGATATCTCGTTCAGGATCATTGATGACCTGTCATCCAAGCAGCTGACTTTTATTGAACACTTTTTTAAGGAGCAGGTGTTTCCTGTCCTGACTCCGCTGGCGGTAGACGCATACCGGCCATTTCCGATTTTATTAAATAAAAGTTTAAATATTATGGTGGAGCTGGCAAGTAAGCATCACGAAAAAAAGGTTGCGATTGTGCAGGTGCCCTCAGTCCTGCCGCGTTATATCAGGCTGCCTTCCATCACAGGATTTGAATGTATTCTCCTTGAAGATGTCATTAAGTACTTCTTAAACAGGTTATTCGTCGGCTATCAGGTCAATGCAAGCCTGCTGTTCAGAATCACAAGGAATGCTGATTTGACGATTCACGAAGAAGGGGCACGTGATCTTCTGCTTGAAATTGAGAAAGAGTTGAAAAAAAGAAAATGGGGGGCGGCTGTCCGTCTGGAAATTGAATATGATGAAGCACCGCCCAAACTGCTTGCCATGTTATCATCGGAGCTTGAAATTGAAGAGAATGATATTTATACAATCAGGGGACCGCTGGACTTAACATTTCTGTTTGACTTTATTAAAAACTGCTCAAAAGATAAAGATCACTTGATATTTGAATCATTTATTCCACAGCCTCCCGGGGATCTTCAGCCAGGAGAGAATATTTTTGATAAGGCGTTAAAGCGTGATTTGTTTTTTCACCATCCATATGAATCGTTTAATCCGATCGTTGACTTCATTGATGAAGCTGCTGAAGATCCTGATGTGTTAGCGATCAAGCAGACACTTTACCGGGTAAGTGGTGGTTCTCCAATTATTAATGCACTGAAAAAAGCTGCTGAAAATGGTAAACAGGTCACCGTGCTTGTTGAGCTGAAAGCCAGGTTCGATGAAGAAAATAACGTGCAGTGGGCAAAGGAACTTGAAAAAGCAGGCTGCCACGTGATCTATGGTATGACATTTTTAAAAACGCACAGCAAAATCACACTGATCGTCCGTAAAAAAGATCAGAAAATTGAAAGGTTTGTTCATCTCGGAACGGGAAATTATAACGATCAGACGGCTAAAATTTACACTGATATGGGGATTATTACGACCAAAAGAAAATTTGGCACTGATGCGACAAATTTCTTCAACTATCTGAGCGGTTATACTGAAAAGCCATCCTACCATCATTTAATCGTTGCACCGTTTTCTATCCGTGATTCATTTATCGGGTTAATTGATCATGAGATTTCATTTCATAAAAAACATAAAAATGGGCATATTATAGCTAAAATGAACTCTCTGACTGACAAGCCGCTTATTATGAAATTTTACGAAGCATCTGCTGCGGGTGTAAAGGTGGATCTGATTATCCGTGGAATCTGCTGTTTAAGACCCGGAGTAGAAGGTGTGAGTGAAAATATTTCTGTAAGGAGTATTGTAGGGAGATTTCTTGAACACAGCAGGATCTATTATTTTCATCATAACGGAGAAGAAAAATGTATGCTCTCATCAGCGGATATGATGACACGTAATATGGATAAACGGGTAGAGTTACTTTTCCCTGTAACTGAGCAGCTTCATAAAGACAGGGTTAAAAGAATTCTCGATTTGCAGCTTGCAGATAATATGAAAGCAAGGGTTCAGGATAAGAATGGGATTTATACTTACATTGAGCGTAATGACAAGCCGGAAGTGAACGCTCAAAAAATCTGCCTGATGGAGGCATATAGAATTACAGAAGGGGAAGAATAG
- a CDS encoding glutaredoxin domain-containing protein translates to MQKVTLYTQPQCPPCEIVKRFFKANDIQFSEINIKEDLSSQEYMIKTLESYSTPTVLIDDHEVVRGFNLEALAEKLNISCD, encoded by the coding sequence GTGCAAAAAGTAACTTTGTACACTCAGCCTCAGTGCCCGCCGTGTGAAATTGTCAAACGTTTTTTCAAAGCTAATGATATTCAATTCAGTGAAATAAATATTAAAGAAGATCTTTCATCTCAGGAATATATGATAAAAACGCTGGAGTCATATTCGACCCCAACGGTTCTAATAGATGATCATGAAGTCGTAAGAGGGTTTAACCTTGAAGCGCTGGCGGAAAAACTGAATATTTCATGTGATTAA
- a CDS encoding sensor domain-containing protein: MDTPRIQSFDDKMNFSSHIFDMLSVIITEHIADAVFIMEEVDGGFKYKYANQAALGIVNKKIEDLLDKTLQEVMGSMSGRLINLYRHAQSLDKDFRYRDLLYVNGERKYYETNLSALSDADSRRRYIVAVVRDVTEEENEKNKLRNLHEHYQSIIQHNLDAVLTLSENGVITSVNEAAAGTFALETERLVDQPVTSLFSNRTSFNVKSCIQKAIKEGPHEVHFVPAVTAEGAAIVVHTKFVPIIVQGHAKGVYMIVRDATSEQETKEKMNFLYSHDRLTGLFNRQAFGHQIDELSELTKDTHAVLCLDLDNFKKLNNTLGFNAGDELLKKVAGRLRTLLNEGDSLYRMNADEFVYLLQQTTHNKTKEFADHVLTLFQQPFNINEQEYFVSARIGISIFPQDGIESEVLINRAAQALHTVKKADGSVVSFYHNEMTQAFPDKMIMETHLRRAIELNELSLHYQPQVDLQNGEISSIEALLRWNNRKFGAVPPSEFITMAEENGLIHPIGAWVIDQACQQLQTWSLQGINNIRIAVNISPKQFAQTDFDQVIMNALKKYHVDASLLEIEITESAMSNMNTTLIMLKKLKKIGVKISVDDFGTGYSSLNYLRLFPIDILKIDQSFVREIQSEHKDAAITKTIIHLAHSLGLEVVAEGVEEMAQVLFLRKEHCQKGQGYFFSKPLPSAEMERKLLDIV; this comes from the coding sequence ATGGATACCCCACGCATACAGTCATTTGATGATAAAATGAATTTTTCTTCTCATATATTTGATATGCTTTCAGTCATTATTACAGAGCATATTGCAGATGCAGTATTCATTATGGAAGAAGTGGATGGAGGATTTAAATATAAGTACGCCAATCAGGCTGCCCTTGGTATCGTTAATAAAAAAATTGAGGATCTGCTGGATAAGACCCTCCAGGAAGTGATGGGCAGCATGAGCGGAAGGCTGATTAATTTATACAGACATGCACAAAGTCTTGATAAAGATTTCCGGTACCGGGATCTGCTGTATGTCAACGGAGAAAGAAAATACTATGAAACGAATTTATCAGCACTTTCAGATGCTGACAGTAGGCGGCGCTATATTGTGGCAGTTGTGCGTGATGTAACAGAGGAAGAGAATGAAAAAAATAAACTGCGAAACCTGCATGAGCATTATCAATCAATTATCCAGCATAACCTGGATGCAGTGCTGACATTATCAGAGAACGGCGTTATTACATCAGTGAATGAAGCTGCTGCAGGAACATTTGCACTGGAGACTGAACGGCTTGTAGATCAGCCTGTCACATCCTTATTTTCAAACCGGACATCTTTTAATGTGAAAAGTTGTATACAAAAAGCGATTAAAGAAGGTCCTCATGAAGTCCATTTCGTTCCTGCTGTAACTGCAGAAGGTGCTGCGATTGTGGTTCACACGAAATTTGTCCCAATCATTGTTCAGGGTCATGCCAAAGGTGTATACATGATTGTCAGAGATGCGACAAGTGAACAGGAAACAAAGGAAAAAATGAATTTCTTATATTCGCATGACAGGCTGACAGGACTGTTTAATCGTCAGGCGTTCGGGCATCAAATTGATGAGTTATCAGAGCTGACAAAGGATACACATGCAGTTTTATGTCTTGATCTTGATAACTTTAAAAAGCTGAATAATACACTTGGCTTTAACGCTGGTGATGAGCTGCTGAAAAAAGTGGCAGGAAGACTGAGAACCCTTCTGAATGAGGGAGACTCATTATACAGGATGAATGCGGATGAATTTGTATACCTGCTGCAGCAGACGACTCATAATAAAACAAAAGAGTTTGCTGATCATGTCCTGACCTTATTTCAGCAGCCTTTTAATATTAATGAGCAGGAATACTTTGTATCAGCACGAATTGGCATCAGTATTTTCCCTCAGGATGGTATTGAAAGTGAAGTGCTGATTAATCGAGCAGCGCAGGCATTACATACTGTTAAAAAAGCAGATGGATCAGTTGTCAGCTTTTATCATAATGAAATGACACAGGCATTTCCTGATAAAATGATTATGGAAACACATCTCAGAAGAGCGATTGAACTGAATGAACTGAGTCTTCATTATCAGCCGCAGGTGGATCTGCAAAATGGTGAGATCTCAAGTATTGAAGCGCTGCTCAGATGGAATAATAGAAAATTCGGTGCTGTTCCGCCATCAGAATTTATAACGATGGCAGAAGAAAATGGACTGATTCATCCTATTGGTGCCTGGGTGATCGACCAGGCCTGCCAGCAGCTTCAGACATGGTCATTACAGGGAATCAACAATATACGTATTGCTGTCAATATATCTCCAAAACAGTTTGCGCAGACGGATTTTGATCAGGTGATTATGAATGCATTGAAAAAGTACCATGTTGATGCAAGTCTGCTTGAAATTGAGATTACAGAAAGTGCAATGAGTAATATGAACACCACATTGATTATGTTGAAAAAGCTGAAGAAAATTGGTGTGAAAATATCAGTTGATGATTTTGGAACAGGATACTCGTCTTTAAATTACCTTAGACTTTTCCCGATTGATATTTTGAAAATTGATCAGTCATTTGTCAGGGAGATACAGTCAGAACATAAGGATGCAGCAATTACTAAGACAATTATCCACCTTGCACACAGCCTTGGACTTGAAGTTGTGGCAGAAGGAGTTGAAGAAATGGCGCAGGTATTATTTTTAAGAAAAGAGCACTGTCAAAAGGGACAGGGATACTTTTTCAGTAAACCCCTGCCTTCTGCAGAAATGGAGAGAAAGCTGCTCGACATTGTGTGA